Part of the Peromyscus maniculatus bairdii isolate BWxNUB_F1_BW_parent chromosome 23, HU_Pman_BW_mat_3.1, whole genome shotgun sequence genome is shown below.
TGGTGCAGGTGCCCACCTCCCACGTGAGCACACAGAAACGCATACAATAGTCatcacaaaacattaaaaaatataagaactatCTTCGGCCTGGGAAAATGGGGAGCAGATGCTGGTATGCAAAGAGCAGTCAGGTCAAACGTTGTCTGCTTCTCCCACAGACCCTTTTGGACCAACAGGAACTGCTCTGTGGCCAGCTTGCTGGAGTAGTGCGCTGCCTGTGGGACCTTTCTGGTGCCCCGCCCACGCTCATCCGGCTGCGGAAGCTCAAGTTTGCTGTCAGGGTGGATGGCGAGCACCTGTGGGTGAGTTAAGTCTGAAGACCCGGGGCTGGGGCCGCAGTGTCGTGACGGCAGCTGTGCTCCCCGTGACTGCAGCTGCTCCTCAGGCCTCGGTGCTCTGAACACTGCCGTGGTGGAGGGGAGACCCTGCCAGGACCTCACGGTGTCAAGCTCGTGCTCTGCCCCTGAGCGACACCACAGCCCCCTCCAAAACACATTGGATATGCCCTGCTCTGGATGTGGCAGATTTCTTCATgtgatttttacttatttatatttgcaCATGactggtgtgtgcatgtatatgtgcttgtatgtgtgcatgtgtatgtgtaccgtGTATACGTGTATGGAGACCGGTTTGCAGCATGCCTATTGCTTTTCCTTGGTGAGCTGCTGTTCTCCGTTTTGATGGTGTCTAGTCAgtgtttccttctgctgccttctGCAGCCCGAGAAACTGTTGCCTGCTATGTTGGTCTccgatttttaaaaaaggtttgattgtttttgtttctcgCTTTCTGTTTCTAATCTCACCCGGATTTCTGTTAGTGGGCGGTGTGAGTGGAGGCCAAGGGTAATTTTTTTCCCATCTGGTTATCCAGCGTGCCTGTGCCGCTGATGAGTTCCCTAAGCACCTTTGTTATAAGTCAGGTGACTGTGAGCATGGGTCTGGGGCTCATGGAAGACTCAGCAAGTCCGACATGCTGTGTTTCTGTAGTTTTGTGTGAGTTGGGATGGACAGTGTCTCTCCCGAAGTCAGTCCCTTTCCCAGTGGCTCTGGCTGGGATGCTATTGCATCTTTATTGCAGTTAGTTTGTGGGTGTGACCGGGAGTCCTGAGTGCAGAGACCggtcctggggtggggtgggggtgggggtcccaCTTCATAtcacaggacagcctgggcttctCTCTGTCCAGGTTCCATGATGatgtcacatttctttctttcttttttgttttttttttgttttttgtttttcaagacagggtttctctgtgtagctttgcgcctttcctggaactcacttggcagcccaggctggcctcgaactcacagagatccacctggctctgcctcccgagtgctgggattaaaggcgtgcgccaccaccgcccggctgatgtcACATTTCTAGtgacttccttccctccccttggTTCTAAGGCACCTAGCACTGGCAGGCTCACATTCCAGCTGAGCATCATCTTCCAGAGAAGCAGGCGCCAGCCTCAGCATCCCTGACTTAGAACTGCAGTGGCTGTCGCCTCCTGCGCTCCATCCCTGCAGTGTCATAGCGCGGCCTCGGCACGCGGCAGAGGGGAGGCCAGCACGGGGGCAGCTCACAGAGCGGGTCTGGGGAGTCACGTGGATCTGGGGTGCCCTTGAGCTGAGCAAGGACCTGGAATGAGCAGGAATCGCTGGGAGACAGAAGAGCTTGTTGTCTGTGGAGGTCGGCCTTGCTGCAGTGGGGTCGGCTTTTGAGTTAATCTCCCGTGTCGGCACACGCAGCAGCAGCCGCAGGATACATTACGGTGTCTTCATGCACAGATGTCACGTCACTGGTTCTCTGCTCCTGTTTTGTGTCCTGTGTTCCATCGTCACCTCAATTTCCAGCCTCCCTAAGGGGTCTTCttggccaagtgtggtggtgcacacctttactcacaggattcaggaggcagaggcaggcagatgtctgtgagttccatcacagccaggtctacacagtgagttccagcacagtcagagctacacagtgagaccctgtccaaaggggaaaaaaaatttccTCTTACCTCCTAATGATCTCCGTAGTCCCCTTTCTGATTCCATGGCTATTACAACTATctgactccagttctgggggatctgacaccctcttctggcttcctcaagaTGTGTGTAGTAGAAGTAGAGAATCTACTCTTACAAGTTGTGCTCCGACCCCTACTTccccaaaatagaaaaatatatctaAGTTCTCTATAGGACACATGTAgtatttctctttcccatttttttttattaaatgtatttatttattttacatcctgacggcagtttcccttccttcctctcctcccagtccccctgcccctgcccctcaatccacccctcctttgtttctgttcagaaaggggcaggcctcccatgggtatgacaaagcatggcatatcaagctgcagtgggactgagctcctccccttgtattaaggctgggcaaggccacccagtatgaggagtaggctCCCCAAAGCCATTATGTTGctgctacactgatttccattcACTCTGCAGGTACCACGGTTTCAGTATGATGGATGTACGTTGTGTGTTGTATATCACCCTGATCTTCTGCTTCCCCCTCCCAAGTGATTAGATGATTGGCACATAATACCACATCTGGCATCATATCTTACCAACTCCTATtgctgttcattcattcatagtgtgtgtgtgtgtgtgtccacactgcGGCATGCATGCTGTGATGGCTGTGTTGTAGGTAAGAGGACAACAGtctgctggagttggttctctcctcccaccatgcagATCTCTGGGCGGGAACTCTTGTCTCCAGGCCTCGCGCAGcaggctttacccactgagccacctcaccggTCCAGATGTATTCTTTGTGGAGGATGCTGCCTTCTTTGAGAGCTTTGTGAAACCGTAGATGGCTGAGGTTTTGCTCGTTTGTTGCTGGCCCCTCTGTCCTCTTTGTCTAACCTCCAGGTTGGCTTTTGTGGCGGGGCTGTGCTGGTTCTGTGACTGTGGCTCTGTGGTGCAATTGGACATTGAGTACTGTGTCAGTTCCAGCACTGCTTCTCCTCAGGagcctggtttgtttggtttggtttggttttcttttccatgTAAATTTGAGGATtatttttctgagttctttgagGAACgttgtttgaatttttattgGGTTGTATTGACTGTGGATTATTTCATGTCCATTTCACACTGCAGGTTATCTGGCATGAGCTTTAAAGACCCTCCGTCTCCCTGAGCTAGCTAAGgagctgtctgtctatctatctatctatctatctatctatctatctatctatctatctatcatctgtcttaatttttcaagacagggtttctcagtgtaacagccctggctgtcctggaattcattctgtagaccagggtggcctcaaactcacaaagttctgtctgcctctggctcccaagtgctggaactaaaggcatgtgccactatggcTGGCTTTCACTGTGCTCTTGACCTTAGTTCTTCAGACTTGAAGGTTGTCATGTCTGTCTGACGAGGGAGATTGgactctgtgttcttcccttgtGTCCTCGTCTGCTTTAGGTCAGGGAAACACCGGCTTTGTGCAGTGGGAGACGGTGTCCTCTGTTTCTGCCATGAATTCTGCGGAGCCGAGCAGCACACCGTGCCTCGTGTCTAAGAGCCGTGGTGGGGTTGAAACGCAATGCCAGCTGGAAGACTTGGCTCCTACATGTAGATTATAAGGTGAAGGATGGAATAAACGAGGCCGCACACTGCCAGGACCCGGTTAGCCACAGATCTGTGAAGCAGCGCCAGGCAGGCCTGCTCACCATCCACCTGTTCACTCAAGCCTCACCCAGCAGGTCCCGAATAAAAGCTGTGCTGTGGTGCAAGGATCAGGCTCACTGTCCCCACTGGCAGGCAGCCTACTTCGCCGGCGTTTTCCTACAGGTCACCGACCACATGTACTGTGCCAAGAAAGCAGCAGGTCTGTGATCCAGCAGCTGAGGACTCTGGGGACCCTGACTACTTAGAAACAGGAGACAGGAATCCAGGACCTACACCCTTAGACATATGCAAGGCAGACGGAGAGCTGCTTTAGGATAGGCTGGCTTAGGGTGTTGCTGAGGAAACTGGAGGACATGATGAGGACTGATTGAAATCTTCCCTAAAGCCACCAGACTGGCCtaagtctgtagctagagttttcctgcctggcccacagtcaggacaaatctttgtcacccgccagtcccacagccgctcagacccaaccaagtaaacacagagacttatattgcttataaactgtatggtcgtggcaggcttcttgctaactgttcttatagcttaaattaatccatttccataaatcaataccttgccacatggctcgtggcttaccggtgtcttcacatgcttcttgtcatggcggcggctggcagtgactccttctgccttcctgttctttcttttctcctctctgttagtcccgcctatacttcctgcctggccactggccaatcagtgttttatttattgaccaatcagagcactaAGTCTTTGAGGTGCTGAGACTAGGTGAGGTACTGGGGTATCACATGACCTGCCAGCAAACTTGTAGTTCTTTGCTGGTTCGTTCTGACCGCTGCAAACACTGACATGGGGCCACGCAGGACACACGGAGCAGTAAATGCTGCACAGGGAATCGGATGGAGATGGCCGAGGGGTGGCTGCCCATCAGCTTCAAATACTAGGACATGGCCACCTGCTGGACCTCCTGGCCACGGGGCCACTCCATCTTAAACCCTGCAGATGTTCTGTGCCCAACGAGATGGACAGCAATATGAACTTGGACGTTCAGTCTTTCCCTGTCACCCTCCCATCATCCACCTTCCTTCACACCACGATCTCTCaccttcatcttttcttttgaACAATCACAAGTAGGCTTTTGTTTTGGGTAATGATAAACAGACTTTTATTGTGAACGATCACAGCCaggcttttatttttcagtaacaTTGTTTAAGAACAAAACATTTTACATGCAAGCTAAATCTGTAAGCCAAaggtacattcattttcatttgcagCACAGTTTTAAATGAGTTCATTTTGTAGCTAAGTAAAAGTTAAAAATCTACAGTGTAATGCTGAGGCTTTTTGTCTGCAGCAGCAACACCCAGGACTCAGAGAGCTGTCTATATTTTGTCACACAGGATCACAGGACCCAAACCCGGGGCCACAGGCCACATCACAACCCACAGCCCTGCAGACCAATCCAGCCTCAGCCACGCACAAGTGCGAAGAACCCATTTCCCCCAGAGAACACCCTGCACCCACCTGGGACACCAATCCCACTACTGTGAGATGGGGTGACTGTACGGAAGGTGCTGATTACAAATGCACCCTGTTGTCACGAAGTCCACACTAGAGCAGGAATTGAGCACCAAAGTCTACACTACCACAGGGAACTTGTTGTCATGGAGAGTGTGGAGTCTAAAGAACCAAGTTTCCCGTATGCTGGGAAGCTTTTGGTTAGGAGAGCCCTTCAGGCTGCTGTGAGGGGCCCAAGCCCGAGAGACAGGCCAGGCCAGGACCCTTCTGCCTCTCTGAGGAGCTCAGCCTCCATCCCCTTGGTGTGTCTGCCCCCCATGCATTATCCTGATGACATCTTCAAGTCTGGTGTGCGACTCCCAATTTCAGCTCCAGTCTCCTTCCTGGGACACGGCAGCCATTACTTAGGAGTGGCTCTCGGCCTGGCACCCCGTAGACGGCCCTGGGTTGGGTGTGGGGTGGCCTGtggtttgggggtggtggtgctcCCTAACAGGCGCTGCCTCCCCCGGGCCAGGGCCTCCAGGTACCACTGCTGCTCTTTCCATTGTTTTTTCCGCTGCTCCAGCTTCTCCCTTCTGGCTTCCAGCTTGCAGAATTCCTGATCCAGCTGCTGGAGCTCTGTGCGCAGCTGCTTGTTCTCAGCAATGACACCCTTGCAGAAGGCTATGTGAGCTTGTTGGACCTTAGCCTCCAAGGCCTTGGTCTTCCTCTTCAGCTCCCTGGTGATGTCCTTTCCTGAGTCCAGCAGGTTCAGCTCCTCCACTTGCTTCTCCAGGTCGGCCTTTTCCTTCAGGAACTGGAAGTGTGCCTCTTGGTCCATGAAGCGGATATCAGACACGATGCTGCCTTTCTCCTGCTCTAAGGCCTCGATCTTTCGGTCCTGGCTCTGCTTTATTTGTGCTACAGGCCTCAGGTTCTTCAACTTCTTCCTGAAGCAGACCTCCATCTTACTGCTCCCCATCAGCTCCTTCTGGAGGTCAGCGGTGCGGGAGGTTAAGTCAGAGACCAGCTCTTGCCTCCATTCCTCGATCTCCTGACACTGACGGCTGTAATCTTTCCACAGGGAGTCGTATTTCCTCtggctctccccctccctctgtttCAGGTACTCCAGGAagggtttgctttctgtttcttccaatgCTATTTCCGTCTGCATTTCCTTGATGTCCGTTATCAGTACCGACCGCCGGCTCTTAACTGCTTCTATCTCATCTTCTAGCTCTTGCAGGGCCGCTATggtcttcctcttcatcctcctctccaGCCGGGTCATTAACTCCGGCCTCAGATAGTTGTTGAGAATGGTCACATAATGAGGTTCTGCAGGAGAGTGTTGAGGGCTCACATCCAACGCTCCTTTggagtcctggagctcactgggaaTGCTCTCCAGGTCTGTGTTGCTGATGCTGACCACCGATGAGGAGGCACTGACCTGACGGGCCTGCTTCTCAGAGGAGCTCGGGCCAAGTAGGGGAAGtccctcctttttctcctggAAAATCAGTTCCGGCCACCTCACCCGGAAGTCGTATATGGCCTTCTTCCTGGTCAAGGAAGGCCTGTAATAGATGTCTTCGTATGTGAAAGACCGCTCATCCTTCCTAGCAGGAAGTGATGGTGGGTCAGCAGCCCCACCTCCCTGCTTGTGGTGAAAAACGGTGGTTCTTCTGCCCCTGGTATCCCAGGCGGTATGACCCTGGCGGTGGGACCCCATAGTCCCTCCCCTCTGGGGTGCAGGGCTTTGCCCCTCCCAGATCCTGCTGCCCGAGGCTCAGAAGCTCAGCACCTTCTCCTGGCTACAGGCGTCCCTTCTGTCCATCCTCCTGGCTCAACAGTCACTGGTAACCACCACTTCCACGGCTCCCTAGTGTCAGCCCAGGCAGAGAAGAATGTGGACTGTTGGCCTCGTCAGTAACACTTAAGCGGCGGATTTGCCTGTTGggcggggctggggaggggcggggcttgtGTGGGCGAACCTGGAGCCCGGATAGACGCTGGGCTTGGAGCCTTAGGGTAGCGTACATCAAGGTTGGAAGAAAAGCTACAGCGGCTTGGCTCCTGCGGAGGGCAGCACCTGGGCTTTCTCAGCCGTGCACACCAGTTATGTCGTTATCGGGCGCCAAGAAGGCCCCTTGCACCGGTGACCTGCACTGTGCGGGCTGGGCAGGAGTCCTGGGCGGAAGGGCAGGTGCCAAGGGCCGGGGGGCTCCAGACTCCTGGCTTCGCTTTGCAGTGTGGTTTGGGtgcagcctggctctgttccGCCGGCTTCGGACTCCCGCCCTGCTCTCTGGGTTCCCTGGAGCACGAGAATCCTCCTGATGCCATGGCTGGTGTGGACGGGTGGGGCTTGCGCATCAAGCTACCTCAGTGACCTAGGAAGGGGAAGCGGCCCAGAACTGTGCCCTGTACAGACACCTCGGTACCGCGGTTACAGGGAAGGTGAAGCTGAGAAGGCCCGGAGTGTGCAATGAAGGCTCCGGGAAGGGACCTGGAGAAAGACCTCCCGGGGGCAGAGGAGCTGCGCAGAGCAGAGGCCCCCAGGACGGCCATTGCACTGGTCCGCTCTCCCTGCCGTGAGGGACAGCTGAGGCACTTCCCCGGGGAAGAAATCACTTGGCTTGTGGCACAAGTTTCCCGCCTCCTGGCAAGGAGGCCCAAGGGAGctgcagggagcagggagaggtGTCACTCTGTCTTGGAGGGGCTTCTGGGATAGGCCATGTGTGGTTGATGCCCTCCTCTGTGTGCTACCACTGACCTCAAATCCTACCCTGCTCCCGGGCTTTTGGGTCTCAGCACAGCTGCGTGGCTGCTCTGTGTGCAGACACAGACTGGGTGCCTGGGAAAGGCTAGTGAACAGGAGGAGGAGACTGAAGGACAAGGAGGAGGTCACTaaagcacctttaatcccagcactgggaggtgggggcagaggccggcagatccctgtgagtttgtggccagcctggtctatagagctagtttcagggctacacagtaagatctgatcctggaaggaaggaaggaagggagggagggagggagggagggagggagggagggagggagggagggagggagggagggagggaggaaggaaggaaggaagg
Proteins encoded:
- the LOC102923220 gene encoding coiled-coil domain-containing protein 121-like, whose protein sequence is MGSHRQGHTAWDTRGRRTTVFHHKQGGGAADPPSLPARKDERSFTYEDIYYRPSLTRKKAIYDFRVRWPELIFQEKKEGLPLLGPSSSEKQARQVSASSSVVSISNTDLESIPSELQDSKGALDVSPQHSPAEPHYVTILNNYLRPELMTRLERRMKRKTIAALQELEDEIEAVKSRRSVLITDIKEMQTEIALEETESKPFLEYLKQREGESQRKYDSLWKDYSRQCQEIEEWRQELVSDLTSRTADLQKELMGSSKMEVCFRKKLKNLRPVAQIKQSQDRKIEALEQEKGSIVSDIRFMDQEAHFQFLKEKADLEKQVEELNLLDSGKDITRELKRKTKALEAKVQQAHIAFCKGVIAENKQLRTELQQLDQEFCKLEARREKLEQRKKQWKEQQWYLEALARGRQRLLGSTTTPKPQATPHPTQGRLRGARPRATPK